The sequence GAACCGGTCCGCCAGCCGCCCGCCGACCGGCCGGATCAGCGAGCCCAGCAGCGGCCCGAGGAACGTCAGCGAGGCGGCCTGCAGGGGCGTACGCGCGAACTGGTTCTGCAGCACCAGCCCGAAGGCGAAGCTGTAGCCGATGAACGACCCGAACGTGCCGATGTACAGCAGCGACATCACCCAGGTGTGCGGCTCCCTGGCGGCGTCGAGAGCCGCCCCGGTGTCGTTCGTCACCGGCGCCAGGTTGTCCATGAACAGCGCCGCGAGCACCGCCGCGAGGACGATCAGCGGCACATAGACGGCCAGTACGATCCGCGGATGCGCGGCCCCCGCCGTCCCGATCACCAGCAGCCCCAGCAACTGGATCACCGGCACCCCGATGTTGCCGCCACCGGCGTTCAGCCCCAGCGCCCACCCCTTCTTCCGCAGCGGATAGAAAGAGTTGATGTTGGTCATCGAGGAGGCGAAGTTCCCGCCGCCGACCCCGGCCAGCGCCGCGACCAGCAGAAACGTGCCGTACGACGTGCCCGGCTCCATCACCACCGCCGCCATGGCGGTCGGCACCAGCAGCATCGTCGCGCTGAGCACCGTCCAGTTGCGCCCGCCGAACCGCGCCACCGCGAAGGTGTAGGGCACCCGCAGCACCCCGCCCACCAGCGTCGGCACCGCCACCAGGAAGAACTTCCCGGCCGGATCGATCCCGTACTCCGGCCCCATGAACAGCACCATCACCGACCACAGGCTCCAGACGGAGAACCCGATGTGCTCGGAGACCACCGAGAAGGCAAGATTCCGCCGCGCGACCCGCTCCCCCGTCTCCCGCCAGAACCCCTCGTCCTCGGGATCCCAGTACTCGATCCACCGTCCGCCCCTCCGCGCACGGCCCCCGGTACGGCCCCCGGTACGGCCCTCGGTACGGCCCTCGGGACCGCCCCCGGAACCACCGGTACGGCCACCGGCAGGGCTGTCATCGGGCTTCTCGCTACGGGTCTCTGCTGCCGCGGCCGTCATCGCGCCTCCCAGGGGGTCGGGTCCTGCTCCCCGACGCTAGGGACGACGGATTTCCGTACGGTGCCGCCCGGTGACGGCGACGCAACCTTGCACTCACGCGGCGGGGCGGCGGGCGGTGAGGGACGGACCTTGTCAGAGCCCGAGGTAACGCGTCACGGCATGTTCGACTTCGGCGAGTTCATCACGGTCGAGATAGTGGATGGGGTCACCGTGAATGAAAGAGGTATCGACCGTGCGGATCTGATCGACCAGAAACCTCGTACTGGTCCCTGCCAGTGCAACCTCGGGCCGGAAGACCGAGGGCTGCGCACTGGTGGACGTCGGGACAACGGTGGCGACGCTCCAAGGCATGGATGTAGGGCTCAGCACCAGGCCGAAACGGCGCCCTCGCTGCTCGTGCCCGCGCTTCGCATCGCCGAAGTCGACGCGGTAGACGGCGCCGCGGATCACCAGGCGTCCTCTTCCGTGGTCAGGTCCTCACCGGCAAGGCGCTCTGCGTCGCTGCGGGCATGGGAGAGCCATTCCTCACGCTCCAGGAGCCGCAGCGCACGCCGGATCACGTCACTGGTTCCCTCGCCACCACGCATGGCGTCCTTGATGATCCGCGCATCCTCTTCGGTGGGCCGAAACCCTATCGTTGCTGCCATACAGGACAGATTAAAGCCGTGTGCAACACCTGTCCAACGGTTGTAGTACACCTTCACCGCCAGGCCGGTCGCAGGGCGAACCCACACCAGACGGCCTTGCCGGGCGTCCGCTCCCCCACGCCCCACTTGTCCGCCGGCGCCTCCACCGGCAGTATCCCGCGCCCGTCCTCGTCCACCGGCCCGGCGCCCGTCCGCACCCGCGGCCACCCGTCCCCGCTGTGCTGCCCCTCCAGCCGCAGCACCCCACCCGCGGGCGGCCACACGTACGGCTGGAAACCGCGCCCCGGCGGCACCCCGTGGCGCAGCGCGTTCGCCGCCGGCTCGCTCACACACAGCAACACCGCGTCCGCCGGCTCCCCGACAGCCCCACTCCGCGAGCGCCGCCCGCATCAACTCCCTCGCCCTCGGCACCGATCGTCGCTCAGGCCGGTAGAACCGCTCGCGTGCGCAGGGGAGTTGCCTCTCTCCGTTCATACGACGACGGTCGCAGTGCGCAACTACGGTGCCCAGTACGCGATCCCGTACTCGTGATGAGTACGGGCGCACATAAGGTCACCGGCACCGGGCTGAACGGGCCATGCGTGCTGCTGGAAACCCCCGACCACCCACACTTGGCCTATGCCGAGGCGCAACGCAGCAGCGTGCTGACGTCCGACGCCGATATAGGGGGCGCCGCCCACCCGTCCACCCTCCACATCCGCGACTCCAAGGACCCACAGGGCCCGCACCTCGACTTCTCGCCGGGCGCCTGGGCCTCGTTCACCTCGTACGCCTCAGGTAGCGCTGCCGCCACACCAGCCCCGTAACCGAGGCCCCGTAACCGGGGCTATTCGGCCGCCTCCCGCGGCGGGCCCATCCATATCCGGTCCGCGCAGAGGGTCATCCGCAGGCGCTTGCCCTTCTCGTCCCGTGCCACGACCGCCTGGCGGCCGGGGTAGTCACGCGGCGCGGACACCACGGCGAGGTCGTTGGTGACCATGGCGGCGTTCGGCTGGGTGCCGGCGGGGCAGTCCCGGTAGCGCAGGGGGGCCGTGATGGTCCCGCCGCGCGGCAGGTCTATCGGCAGGGTCTTGCCATGGCCCTGGGCGTCCGACTCGGGCCCCTTGCCGAGGTGGACCTCGAAGGCCGGGAATCCGTGGAACACACAGGGCCCGGAACCGCTGTTGGCGATGGACA is a genomic window of Streptomyces sp. Edi2 containing:
- a CDS encoding nitrate/nitrite transporter, with translation MTAAAAETRSEKPDDSPAGGRTGGSGGGPEGRTEGRTGGRTGGRARRGGRWIEYWDPEDEGFWRETGERVARRNLAFSVVSEHIGFSVWSLWSVMVLFMGPEYGIDPAGKFFLVAVPTLVGGVLRVPYTFAVARFGGRNWTVLSATMLLVPTAMAAVVMEPGTSYGTFLLVAALAGVGGGNFASSMTNINSFYPLRKKGWALGLNAGGGNIGVPVIQLLGLLVIGTAGAAHPRIVLAVYVPLIVLAAVLAALFMDNLAPVTNDTGAALDAAREPHTWVMSLLYIGTFGSFIGYSFAFGLVLQNQFARTPLQAASLTFLGPLLGSLIRPVGGRLADRFGGARITLGNFAAMGLATGVVIYASAERSLPVFLAGFIALFVLTGLGNGSTYKMIPGIFQAQALRRGLAGEEAAVYGRRLSGAAMGLIGAVGAFGGLAINLAFRQSFLVAGSGTPAFVSFLACYVVCGAVTWGVYLRPAVRGRRTGQGAQAPVGEADGSAAASAGDGERGTVYVEV
- a CDS encoding type II toxin-antitoxin system PemK/MazF family toxin, encoding MIRGAVYRVDFGDAKRGHEQRGRRFGLVLSPTSMPWSVATVVPTSTSAQPSVFRPEVALAGTSTRFLVDQIRTVDTSFIHGDPIHYLDRDELAEVEHAVTRYLGL
- a CDS encoding DUF397 domain-containing protein encodes the protein MSTGAHKVTGTGLNGPCVLLETPDHPHLAYAEAQRSSVLTSDADIGGAAHPSTLHIRDSKDPQGPHLDFSPGAWASFTSYASGSAAATPAP
- a CDS encoding DUF4232 domain-containing protein, whose protein sequence is MRRPSHLAVVAAALTLTATAGLALTGCGSARMSALHAQCTTKGLRWTLTVLKKKPHTEQREARLSIANSGSGPCVFHGFPAFEVHLGKGPESDAQGHGKTLPIDLPRGGTITAPLRYRDCPAGTQPNAAMVTNDLAVVSAPRDYPGRQAVVARDEKGKRLRMTLCADRIWMGPPREAAE